ACTCCGACGATGAACCAGCTGAAGAGAATGTTGACGAGGGCGACGGCGCGGTGGAGAGATTCATGGTCGTGGCATCTGACGACCTGATGCCCCTCTTCACGGTTGATGAAGCAGCCTTTGGGGATGAGGCCTGGAGTCCACAGCATGAAGCCCATGACGATGAGCCACAAGCCCTGAAAGAATATGCTGAGGGAACGAACGAAGCTGATTACGAAGCTTTTGGGCATGGGGATTCCCATGAGGGCTGTTGAGAAAGAGACGAAGATTATGAGTTGTAGCATGAAGTGGTACTGTCCTTCGGGTCCGGTGTGGTCTGCGGAGTGGAGGTGGAAGAGGAGGAGCTGCTGAGCGAAGGCGATGGATCCGAGGAGTTGGGTTAGGGCGCGTTTGGAGGGGGTGGGGATGCGGTCGAGGAGGAGGGCGAAGGCGGCGTAGAGGAGGAAGGTGAGGGAGATGGAGGAGTGTTCGAAGTTGTGGAGGTGGTTGGAGGGGATGGTTCCATCAGGGTCGAAGGGTTGGTGGCGATCGGGGCCTATGAAGAGTTCCATGGAGATGGAAGCCATGGAAGCTGCCATGATGAGGAGAAGCTCCAAGTACTTGAATTTGGAGGTGGGGAACCATGTTGGGGCAGTGTAGGAAGTGGGGTTGAGAGCATGGAGCTTGATGTGGCTGAAGAGGTGCCAGAGACCAATGAGCAAGAACCCTAAACCAGGAGCAACATGCCCTACAAGAGTACCCATAACAACTTAAACTTAGTATTGTTGTTGTGGTTCTGTCTCAGAGGTTGTTTGGTTTGAATATATAGGTGTGTTGTTGTGGACTTAACTGGGTCTAGAGGGTTCTGAGGTGAAGAACAGAAAAAGAGAATATTTGAATGTTGAGTCCAAGATTGGTGGCTTGGGGAATAAGGGTCAAAGAGTGTAACATATGAATGAAATGAATGATGAATTATGAGATGACGAGTGGCGTGAGGTAGAGGTGGCTGACTTTCTAGATGAACAAACAAACCCTGAAATGGGATTAGGAACTTAAGGCTCTGTTTGGCACCCCTTGTCCTCTTTGTCCCTTTAATCATTCATCACATAatatatatcataatatatCTGTAAAGTGTAAACACAGAGGTAAAAGTAATGAACTTCACCAACTCGTGTTACATGTTTcattagttaaataaattaCTATATCATTtcgatatataatatatgttaaGTAAGTGTTGTGTTTGTCTTTATCGTCTTATAGAAGATTCACACACAAAGTCTCATCttataatagtttattttttttatgtttgatgCTAATTTTAgcagttttaaaattaattatactaatatccatgactttaaattttaagtatgatttataaataataatgattttaaagaGGAGTCACTTAAATCGTAatgtttcattattatttttttcatttgttagAAATTTGGTATAAACAATTTTACtctacttttttttgttttaggatttgattatagtaatttttcttttatttagaatgaatgattaaataaaaaatgaaaagtatacCACTTATagaatttcatataaaaattaaattataatggataataataataataataattaaaattaattgagaaaaataatttataaactttgaGTGTATTATTTGTTGGAAAGTTTTAAtcttcacttatatattataaaattgttttatttataattgaaacttttaatattgttaataaatataaaaaaaatttacactattgtgattttattttttgtttcaactttttttgttgttgttttaactGTGTATGACGTTTACGAATGCGGCTCATTCCCGTATcgaatataaaatcaaatgttacttataatttaatttttaactttttttcctttttagtaTTAGTGGTCATATTTATAAAGCTTATCCTATAACTTTAAAacattatcaaaattaaaataaaaaaaaatgtatgtacctcattatatattatgttagattttgaataaatttatataaattgcaCCAAAATTAACGGTCCCGGTTCTTTGTTATAAAGTTACCTTTTATATGGATTTTTTAAATTCGCATGCTTTATGTAACTGTAAAATTTACATTGAGAAACAATTTAGAGTGTGCTGTTAATATAATTCATCGTCAGTAACTATTGtgttatattttacattattttaagcAAATTTTATTCTGGGTAAAATACATTTATACATACTCCAgtaaattattactttaattattatattcttcGTGTGTATTAAATTAAGTTCATTGCATCTTTATAATTGCAAATCTTTTGTATTGTacatatatcattttttatcaTAAGTAAGATTGACTGATTGTAATGACTGATAGGTCAACTATTTGATCGATTGACTGACTAATTGGTGGATTGATTGTCCCGACCTACTAGCAAGATCGATCGATTGTAGAATAAAGGTCAAATTAATACTTAGTCAATAATAACCACAAATAAATCAACTAATGTTGATTAAGGTGTGATTGGACCATAATTagacaacaaaaatattaaaactcataacaactatAAGTAAAGATCTAAGATATGGTTGTTCACACACATGCATTACAATACTTATTACTCTTTTGATTGATCACCTAGTGACTTTAGCATCAGAGTACTTTCTACATATACCATTCAAGCGGTACGAAAGACCTTGGAGATTGAACGgacaaaagaaagaaacatcGTAAGACAAATTATCTTAGAGCCGTGAATTCTTGACCAACAATACCGAAATaggtataatttttaatataatagaaataaaataaaaattttgttgtaaaataaCTTGAAAACACATGAATACTTTGAGTAAAGAAGAGATTCAAAGTTTACTGATCTTGttgattttttgaataaaacctGGCTAGGAAAATGCCTGTGTAATATAAGGCATTAACTTGTTAAATGTat
This portion of the Vigna unguiculata cultivar IT97K-499-35 chromosome 6, ASM411807v1, whole genome shotgun sequence genome encodes:
- the LOC114186962 gene encoding transmembrane protein 45A-like; translation: MGTLVGHVAPGLGFLLIGLWHLFSHIKLHALNPTSYTAPTWFPTSKFKYLELLLIMAASMASISMELFIGPDRHQPFDPDGTIPSNHLHNFEHSSISLTFLLYAAFALLLDRIPTPSKRALTQLLGSIAFAQQLLLFHLHSADHTGPEGQYHFMLQLIIFVSFSTALMGIPMPKSFVISFVRSLSIFFQGLWLIVMGFMLWTPGLIPKGCFINREEGHQVVRCHDHESLHRAVALVNILFSWFIVGVTAFGIAFYLGLVKFYGEKVRYFALGNEEEDMDKESDDVESQKRSVVGKPMSFIRVGKNFSPLDIER